The Allocoprobacillus halotolerans nucleotide sequence AAAAGATTATTCAGAAACATGGATGTATCAAAAAATCTTGCATTATTGTTTGGATTTAGAGGCTCAAGAAGTCATTATTCCAGTGTGGGATATCATGGGAAAAGACAGTGATTGTCGTTTTAATGTTCCTGGGCAAATTGGATCACCTAACTGGGAATACCACTTAACGGATTTTAAAGAATTTGATGTCTATTTAGAACAGTTCTCTCATATGATAAAAGAGAGTCAAAGGGGTGATGAATCATGAAAAGAGCGATTGTTTTAGCTGGTGGAGGAGCGAAAGGAGCTTATGAAGCTGGTTTTATCAAGGCTATTCATGAAGCCAAAATGGATTATCAGATTGTGACAGGAACATCTATAGGTGCTTTAAATGCCTGTTTATTAGCACAAAAGGATATAGATGTTCTTTTGCATTTATGGGAAAGTATAGATGAAAAAGATGTTTTTGCTGGTGGATTACCTAATTTGGCTGGTGATTTGGAGCATATGTTAGATCAATCTCATCTTGCTGTATCATTTTTTAAAGCTTATGTGAAAGAAAAAGGTGCAGATATTAGTCCATTGAAACAATTGATAAGAGATTTACTAAACGAAGATAAATTATTGAAATCACCGATTGATTTTGGTTTATGTACAGTTCATTATCCTTCATTAAAACCATTATATATCACTAAAGAAGAAATGCCACGTCAACATATCTACGATTATTTATTAGCCAGTGCCTCATGTTTTCCTTTATTCCCGATTCATCATTTTGCGAATCAATCTTTTATTGATGGAGGCTATTATGATAATGTTCCTATTGATTTGGCTTTTGCAATGGGAGCAGATGAAGTGTTAGTTATAGATATGGCTTATCCTGTTAAGCATCCCTATTATCTTCATCGCCCAAATATTCACTATACTTATCCACCCGTTCCATTGAATGGTTTTATGGATTTTTCAAGGGATTCTCTTGATTGTTTGATGCGCTTAGGCTATCTTCAAGGTCAAAAAACTATGCAGAAATATGTTGGGAATCGTTATACTTTTTTACCTTTTCAAACTTCATTGTTTGAAACAGTTTATCAAAATGTCTTATATACGGAAAGAAGAATAAGAGAATATACAAGTAATAGCAGTAAAGATCATCTTTATCAACAATTTCTTGAAAGCCATTTTCAACAGCCGCTCTCTAAACAGGATTATTTATATGTTCTATTAGATTGGATTTGTGAACTGTTAGACAGAGATATTAGTTATGCTTATCATTTTGATATGTTAGTTGATGATATTATAGAGGATTTTCAGGAGTATCAAAAGAGTGATTTTTCAGGAATTCTTAATGGTGATTTGCATATTTTAGAACATTTGCATAATCGTGGTATTGTGGGAATGCTTTTACATTTTTTGTTTTATCCTGAACATGATAAGAT carries:
- a CDS encoding patatin-like phospholipase family protein, with amino-acid sequence MKRAIVLAGGGAKGAYEAGFIKAIHEAKMDYQIVTGTSIGALNACLLAQKDIDVLLHLWESIDEKDVFAGGLPNLAGDLEHMLDQSHLAVSFFKAYVKEKGADISPLKQLIRDLLNEDKLLKSPIDFGLCTVHYPSLKPLYITKEEMPRQHIYDYLLASASCFPLFPIHHFANQSFIDGGYYDNVPIDLAFAMGADEVLVIDMAYPVKHPYYLHRPNIHYTYPPVPLNGFMDFSRDSLDCLMRLGYLQGQKTMQKYVGNRYTFLPFQTSLFETVYQNVLYTERRIREYTSNSSKDHLYQQFLESHFQQPLSKQDYLYVLLDWICELLDRDISYAYHFDMLVDDIIEDFQEYQKSDFSGILNGDLHILEHLHNRGIVGMLLHFLFYPEHDKIGMDRLMSLFDKQYMMALFIKMLYLKKQSLL